One genomic window of Euzebya rosea includes the following:
- a CDS encoding aldo/keto reductase, translating into MPTTTLGRGGPTVSRIGLGLAALGRPGYINVGHADDVGRDRSVEGMRDRAHEVLDVAVALGITYVDAARSYGRAEAFLSSWSPAAPVTIGSKWGYTYTAGWRVDAEVHEVKDHSLATFRRQRAETDALLGDRLGLYQVHSATLDSGILDDEEVLDALRAEPVTVGLSVSGPGQAETIRRALAIPDSPFRCVQATWNVLEPSAGPALAEAHDAGWGVIVKEALANGRLTARGDRPLVGPASSDALAIAAVLAQPFVDVVLSGAATAAHLRSNTRAIDVDPADVPSTTPGAPTDYWARRSALDWT; encoded by the coding sequence CCGCGCTGGGGCGACCCGGCTACATCAACGTCGGCCATGCCGACGACGTCGGCAGGGACCGGTCGGTGGAGGGGATGCGCGACCGAGCGCACGAGGTCCTCGACGTCGCGGTCGCCCTCGGCATCACCTACGTCGATGCGGCCCGGTCCTACGGGCGCGCCGAGGCGTTCCTGTCGTCGTGGTCCCCCGCCGCACCGGTGACGATCGGGTCGAAATGGGGCTACACCTACACCGCCGGCTGGCGGGTCGACGCCGAGGTGCACGAGGTGAAGGACCACTCGCTGGCGACGTTCCGCCGGCAGCGGGCCGAGACCGACGCGCTGCTCGGCGATCGGCTGGGCCTGTACCAGGTCCACTCCGCCACGCTCGACTCGGGGATCCTCGACGACGAGGAGGTGCTGGACGCCCTGCGGGCCGAACCGGTCACGGTCGGCCTGTCGGTCTCCGGACCGGGACAGGCCGAGACGATCCGCCGGGCGCTGGCGATCCCCGACAGCCCGTTCCGCTGCGTGCAGGCCACGTGGAACGTGCTCGAACCCTCGGCAGGACCGGCCCTGGCCGAGGCCCACGACGCCGGGTGGGGGGTCATCGTGAAGGAGGCGCTGGCCAACGGGCGGCTGACGGCCCGTGGGGATCGTCCGCTCGTTGGACCGGCGTCCAGCGACGCGCTGGCGATCGCCGCGGTGCTTGCCCAACCGTTCGTCGACGTGGTGCTGTCGGGTGCCGCCACCGCGGCCCACCTGCGGTCCAACACCCGCGCGATCGACGTCGACCCCGCCGACGTCCCGTCGACCACCCCCGGGGCCCCGACCGACTACTGGGCCCGCCGGTCGGCCCTCGACTGGACCTGA